The Chanodichthys erythropterus isolate Z2021 chromosome 12, ASM2448905v1, whole genome shotgun sequence genome contains a region encoding:
- the LOC137032443 gene encoding polymeric immunoglobulin receptor-like, with amino-acid sequence MKIILTFTLLMIPGVVSSISVTGYSGGGVTITCKYDEGYAAYVKYFCKGQWSDCTDQIKTDIKDKWVYNGRFSLYDDTRSEVFTVTIRDLREQDSDTYWCGTERVGKDLYTEVNLEVIRDQPIRSVRGYSGGNVIINYKYEMKHKNHVKYFCKSGGQCFTVTITNRAAGWEQDGRFSVQDDRSAGLLRVFIRDLNENDSGEYQITVKVSEEYSFFSEFNLIIRDDDCCVKSISLSAAAGGSVNISCKYPQSHISDVKFLCWRSGADLCAEETSVKESRRWSPEGKIQLYDDREEQLLTGSISHVTEQDSEYWCGVQSDQGHKSFITRVLINVTEQTSTPSTSLSPSSPPSSSSFSSSASFSSVESPAISSVSPVTGSSLVVSVSVVLLLIIIGLVIVIWNVCRRRQSNNADSSSKTSHVTPANNEEVYNNYCNYEEVEDTHRQLPTTPSDSSDNIYANV; translated from the exons ATGAAGATCATCTTGACTTTCACTCTGCTGATGATTCCTG GAGTCGTGAGCTCCATCAGTGTGACGGGATATTCAGGAGGAGGAGTCACGATCACATGCAAATATGATGAAGGATATGCAGCatatgtaaagtatttttgtaaagGACAGTGGTCAGACTGCACAGACCAAATCAagactgatattaaagataAATGGGTTTATAATGGAAGATTCTCTCTGTATGACGACACAAGATCAGAAGTCTTCACTGTGACCATCAGAGATCTGAGAGAACAGGATTCTGACACGTACTGGTGTGGAACTGAAAGAGTTGGAAAAGATTTATACACTGAAGTGAATCTGGAGGTTATAAGAG ATCAACCAATCAGGAGTGTGAGAGGATATTCAGGAGGAAACGTCATTATAAACTACAAATATGAGATGAAACACAAGAACCATGTGAaatatttctgtaaatctgGAGGtcagtgttttactgtaacaATCACTAACAGAGCAGCAGGATGGGAACAGGACGGACGATTCTCCGTTCAGGATGACAGATCTGCAGGTCTCTTACGTGTGTTTATCAGAGATCTGAATGAGAACGACTCTGGAGAATATCAGATTACAGTCAAAGTTTCTGAAGAATACAGTTTCTTCTCTGAGTTTAATCTGATCATCAGAGACG ATGATTGTTGTGTGAAGAGCATCAGTCTATCAGCTGCTGCAGGAGGATCTGTGAACATCAGCTGCAAATACCCACAATCCCACATTAGTGATGTGAAGTTTCTCTGCTGGAGATCTGGAGCTGATCTCTGTGCTGAAGAGACGTCTGTGAAGGAGAGCAGAAGATGGAGTCCTGAGGGAAAGATCCAGCTGTATGATGACAGAGAAGAGCAGCTCCTGACGGGAAGCATCAGTCATGTGACTGAACAAGATTCAGAATACTGGTGTGGAGTTCAGTCTGATCAAGGACACAAGAGCTTCATCACACGAGTCCTGATCAATGTTACAG AGCAAACATCAACACCATCAACATCACTGTCACCATCATCACCACCATCATCCTCATCCTTCTCCTCCTCAGCATCATTCTCATCAGTTGAATCTCCAGCGATCTCATCTGTGTCTCCTGTAACAG GCTCTTCTCTGGTGGTCAGTGTGTCTGTGGTTCTGCTGCTGATCATCATTGGACTCGTGATCGTGATCTGGAATGTCTGCAGGAGGCGTCAGTCGAACA ACGCTGATTCCTCCTCCAAAACATCCCATGTGACACCAGCCAACAATGAAGAG